A genome region from Coraliomargarita parva includes the following:
- a CDS encoding porin, producing MKNKIAIASAFLAASSFSMGEIVINDFLSFEGFVDMSYTHTDVDADLGEASDNSFQIDQVEIDWLFDFDPVTAQVDLEYEEAGDSLEVEQAFATYHMDNGGAITAGRYASMLGFEAFEPTGLYQYSFAYDLGVLLPGYNQGVKFTYETDMTFFGFSVQDSTITDAYDNRLGGNDNDDTTDDGGFGLEAAFGYYMDNGLSFFVGAATEDGDDGDSWVINSYVTFETGAWIFAAEVNYGESDMDYQAFGIGSDVDDVEILSALIMASFAYSEQGSLTGRISYIDGEESDAVLGGYDYDYLKYTIAHAWAFTDNLLLVTEVSFADGEIDSDDIDTLSGAVELLFSF from the coding sequence ATGAAAAACAAGATTGCTATCGCATCTGCATTCCTTGCAGCTTCGAGCTTCTCGATGGGTGAAATCGTGATCAACGATTTCCTTTCCTTCGAAGGCTTTGTTGATATGTCCTACACTCACACTGACGTCGACGCCGACTTGGGTGAGGCTTCGGACAACAGCTTCCAAATCGACCAAGTTGAAATCGACTGGTTGTTCGACTTCGATCCGGTTACCGCTCAAGTCGACCTCGAGTACGAAGAAGCTGGTGACAGCCTTGAAGTTGAGCAAGCCTTCGCAACCTACCACATGGACAACGGCGGCGCGATCACTGCCGGTCGTTACGCTTCCATGCTTGGTTTCGAAGCGTTCGAGCCGACCGGTCTGTACCAGTACTCCTTCGCTTATGACCTCGGTGTTCTGCTTCCGGGCTACAACCAAGGTGTGAAGTTCACTTATGAAACCGACATGACTTTCTTCGGTTTCTCCGTGCAGGATAGCACCATCACTGATGCCTATGACAACCGTCTGGGCGGCAACGACAACGACGATACTACTGATGACGGTGGTTTCGGTCTTGAAGCTGCCTTCGGTTACTACATGGACAACGGTCTCTCCTTCTTCGTTGGTGCTGCCACTGAAGACGGCGACGACGGTGACTCCTGGGTTATCAACTCCTACGTGACCTTCGAAACCGGTGCATGGATCTTCGCTGCTGAAGTGAACTACGGTGAGTCTGACATGGATTACCAAGCCTTCGGCATTGGTTCCGACGTCGACGACGTTGAAATCCTCAGCGCTCTGATCATGGCTAGCTTCGCATACAGCGAGCAAGGCTCCCTGACCGGTCGTATCTCCTACATCGACGGTGAAGAATCCGACGCGGTCCTTGGCGGTTACGATTACGATTACCTCAAGTACACCATCGCTCACGCTTGGGCTTTCACTGACAACCTTCTGCTTGTCACTGAAGTTAGCTTTGCTGACGGTGAAATCGACAGCGACGACATCGACACCCTTAGCGGTGCAGTTGAACTGCTCTTCTCCTTCTAA
- a CDS encoding N-acetylmuramoyl-L-alanine amidase family protein — translation MIPRVRMRSCSLVGWCLLAAGALLAADEAVTEETQPPVSPLQAALETRYAPYADWEGLIAPDRVSDVSEARYWRTPDVIRAGRTVDAPALAGLRVALDPGHIGGIWAEAEGRHFRISETDYWVREGELVLLVARLLESRLSALGAEVVLLREDATPVNPKRPIDYVEGVVRRRPLPLDGSMASLTDYIVSVRDEATRLAVVSNELQARANRVNREIRPDAFISLHINAAVWPETEDGSLRLVPNGHSHVLIFGCLTPSEIKIPRQQEALAVKLGNGSGPVELELGAALAASLGAAMGLPPSVYNKKNAVLPYPEEPYLWARNLMLLRTVECPSVLLEPFLANSVDGYTRIQNALTTRAAGEPPAEDDILVSYADAVVAGVLAVYGPEAE, via the coding sequence ATGATTCCCCGCGTCCGGATGCGTTCCTGTAGTCTGGTTGGCTGGTGCCTACTGGCTGCCGGTGCACTGTTGGCTGCAGACGAAGCGGTGACAGAGGAGACGCAGCCCCCTGTATCGCCTCTGCAGGCGGCCTTGGAGACGCGCTATGCGCCTTATGCGGACTGGGAGGGGCTGATTGCCCCGGATCGGGTTTCGGACGTTTCAGAGGCTCGCTACTGGCGGACTCCGGATGTGATTCGCGCCGGACGTACGGTGGACGCACCGGCGCTGGCCGGCTTGAGGGTGGCTTTGGATCCCGGGCATATCGGTGGTATTTGGGCGGAGGCGGAAGGGCGTCATTTTCGCATTTCCGAAACGGATTATTGGGTGCGGGAAGGGGAGCTCGTGCTCTTGGTGGCGCGTTTGCTGGAGTCCCGCTTGTCGGCCTTGGGGGCGGAAGTTGTTCTTTTGCGGGAAGATGCCACGCCGGTGAACCCGAAGCGCCCGATCGACTATGTGGAGGGCGTGGTTCGCCGCCGCCCGTTGCCTCTGGACGGATCGATGGCTTCCTTGACGGATTATATCGTATCGGTCCGGGATGAAGCCACCCGCCTTGCGGTGGTGTCGAATGAGCTACAGGCCCGGGCGAACCGTGTGAACCGTGAGATCCGACCGGATGCCTTCATCTCCTTGCATATCAATGCCGCGGTTTGGCCCGAAACGGAAGACGGCTCGCTCCGCTTGGTGCCGAACGGCCACTCCCATGTGCTGATCTTCGGCTGTCTGACTCCTTCCGAAATCAAGATCCCGCGCCAGCAGGAGGCTCTGGCCGTGAAGCTCGGAAATGGTAGTGGTCCGGTGGAGTTGGAACTGGGGGCGGCTTTGGCGGCGTCTCTGGGGGCGGCCATGGGCTTGCCGCCCTCGGTCTATAACAAGAAAAATGCCGTCCTGCCGTATCCGGAAGAGCCCTACCTCTGGGCCCGGAACCTAATGCTGCTGCGTACGGTCGAGTGTCCGTCGGTCTTGCTGGAACCCTTTCTGGCTAATTCGGTCGACGGCTATACGCGTATCCAGAATGCACTGACAACCCGGGCTGCAGGTGAACCGCCGGCCGAGGACGATATCCTTGTGAGTTATGCCGACGCTGTTGTCGCCGGCGTGCTGGCAGTTTATGGTCCCGAGGCAGAATGA
- a CDS encoding DUF502 domain-containing protein — protein MLSLPANTMFRAIRNAFLTGVLVILPLGVTVIIISFLLEKLGTPASNLFFWFLDRDLREQPQIQLLLEAISVLVVFILITLLGFGSRLVIGRMLLNTFERALDRLPFINSVYRTVKQIVDTFSQQKKAVFQEVVLLEYPRSRSYVIGFLTGKASGETQAVTGESIVNVFIPTTPNPTSGFLLMLPEEDITRLEMSVVDGMKLIISGGAVVPPYNPSQAVTIDNPKSAEAEAPGTFL, from the coding sequence ATGCTTTCTCTCCCTGCCAATACCATGTTTCGTGCGATTCGTAATGCTTTCCTCACCGGGGTCCTCGTCATCCTTCCTTTGGGGGTGACTGTGATCATCATCAGCTTCCTGCTGGAAAAACTCGGCACCCCGGCCAGCAACCTCTTTTTCTGGTTCCTCGACCGTGACCTGCGCGAACAACCGCAGATCCAACTCCTGCTGGAAGCCATTTCCGTCCTCGTCGTCTTTATCCTCATCACCCTACTGGGTTTCGGTTCACGACTGGTCATCGGACGCATGCTGCTCAATACCTTCGAACGTGCCCTGGACCGCCTGCCGTTCATCAATTCCGTCTATCGTACGGTCAAACAGATCGTCGACACCTTCAGCCAACAGAAAAAGGCAGTCTTCCAAGAAGTGGTCCTGCTCGAATATCCGCGATCCCGCTCCTACGTGATCGGATTCTTGACGGGGAAAGCCAGCGGCGAAACGCAGGCCGTCACCGGTGAATCCATCGTCAATGTATTTATTCCCACCACTCCGAATCCGACCAGCGGCTTCCTCCTCATGTTGCCGGAGGAAGATATCACACGGCTCGAAATGTCGGTGGTGGACGGCATGAAGCTGATCATCTCGGGCGGGGCCGTGGTGCCACCCTACAACCCGAGCCAGGCGGTCACGATTGATAACCCGAAATCCGCCGAAGCCGAAGCGCCCGGCACCTTTCTCTAG
- the surE gene encoding 5'/3'-nucleotidase SurE: MTAKPLALVTNDDGIDSVFLHKLVEALLPMFKVAVAAPAFEQSWIGRAVSRREEVEVIASPSYFPESVSAWAISGTPTDCVNIALGHLVTRQPDIVISGINIGFNTTETLILCSGTVAGAIEGANWGLPAVAFSKCVPGELFEAIRDSKGQTEGEYKASLECATTTAARLSRELLAHPEAPGTVVNVNFPHQTKPGTEIEESFPAKIRLGSFYQPSRPGHYSFRYSDGVEVDPHPRSDRAVLQRGGISRSVLDFSRICRLREQL; this comes from the coding sequence ATGACAGCAAAGCCACTCGCACTCGTGACCAACGACGACGGAATTGATTCCGTCTTTCTCCACAAGCTGGTCGAAGCCCTCTTGCCGATGTTCAAGGTTGCGGTGGCCGCACCGGCCTTTGAGCAAAGCTGGATCGGACGTGCCGTCAGCCGCCGCGAGGAAGTCGAGGTCATCGCCAGCCCATCCTACTTCCCGGAGTCGGTCTCGGCTTGGGCGATTAGCGGTACACCGACGGACTGCGTGAACATCGCGCTGGGTCACCTCGTCACCCGTCAGCCGGACATTGTGATCTCCGGCATCAACATCGGCTTCAACACCACCGAAACCCTCATCCTTTGCTCGGGCACCGTAGCCGGCGCAATCGAGGGGGCCAACTGGGGCCTACCGGCCGTCGCATTCAGCAAGTGCGTGCCAGGCGAGCTCTTCGAAGCCATCCGGGACAGCAAGGGCCAAACCGAAGGCGAGTACAAAGCCTCCCTGGAATGCGCCACCACGACCGCCGCGCGACTCAGCCGGGAACTGCTGGCCCACCCGGAGGCTCCCGGCACGGTCGTGAATGTCAACTTTCCGCATCAGACGAAACCGGGCACTGAAATCGAAGAAAGCTTCCCCGCCAAGATCCGGCTCGGCTCCTTCTACCAGCCCTCACGCCCCGGGCATTACAGCTTCCGCTATTCCGACGGGGTCGAGGTCGATCCCCACCCCCGTTCCGACAGGGCCGTCCTGCAACGCGGCGGCATCAGCCGCAGCGTGCTCGACTTTTCACGGATCTGCCGACTCCGCGAGCAATTGTAA
- a CDS encoding nucleotide pyrophosphohydrolase: MSDSETRVEDLKAKVLAFARERDWEQFHAPKNLSMAIAAEAAELMEHFLWQSSEQSRTDLSNPELRGKVEEELADILMYALEFANVTGIDLSECIERKMRRNAEKYPIEKARGRSSKYTEL; this comes from the coding sequence ATGAGCGACTCAGAAACGCGGGTAGAAGACTTGAAGGCGAAGGTTCTGGCATTCGCGCGCGAGCGTGACTGGGAGCAGTTCCACGCCCCGAAAAACCTCTCTATGGCGATTGCGGCCGAGGCGGCCGAACTGATGGAACACTTTCTCTGGCAATCCTCCGAGCAGTCCCGTACGGATCTGTCGAATCCGGAATTGCGCGGCAAGGTGGAGGAGGAACTGGCGGATATCCTGATGTACGCCCTTGAGTTCGCCAATGTTACCGGAATCGACCTTTCGGAATGCATTGAACGTAAAATGCGTCGCAATGCCGAAAAATATCCAATCGAAAAGGCGCGCGGGCGAAGTTCTAAATATACTGAATTGTAG
- the tal gene encoding transaldolase, with translation MANALEALKTLTTVVADTGDFETLAAYTPQDATTNPSLILKALQKEEYKPVLDAAIRATDDSGAEGEARIDLVIDHLLVGFGQKILEIVPGRVSTEVDARLSFDTEATIDKARELIELYESKGTPRERILIKIASTWEGIQAAKVLQKEGIHCNMTLLFSLAQAVACAEAGAQLISPFVGRILDWYKANTGEDYTAETDPGVASVKEIYTYYKKFGYATEVMGASFRNIGEILELAGCDLLTISPNLLEELKGMDAEVPVKLDPTEAKGTQVDAIDVSEKSFRWLLNEDAMATEKLAQGIRVFGQDMQKVRDMVAQAVG, from the coding sequence ATGGCAAATGCACTCGAAGCTCTCAAAACACTGACCACCGTGGTCGCCGACACCGGCGACTTTGAAACCTTGGCTGCCTACACCCCGCAGGACGCGACCACCAATCCGTCTCTCATCCTCAAGGCCCTGCAAAAGGAGGAGTACAAGCCGGTACTGGACGCCGCCATCCGGGCGACCGACGACTCCGGCGCGGAAGGCGAGGCCCGGATCGACCTGGTAATCGACCACCTGCTGGTCGGCTTCGGACAGAAGATCCTCGAAATCGTCCCCGGCCGCGTCTCCACCGAAGTGGACGCACGGCTCTCCTTCGATACGGAGGCAACCATCGACAAGGCCCGCGAGCTCATCGAACTCTACGAATCCAAAGGAACGCCCCGCGAGCGCATCCTGATCAAGATCGCCTCCACCTGGGAAGGGATCCAAGCGGCGAAAGTGCTGCAGAAGGAGGGCATCCACTGCAACATGACCCTGCTCTTCTCGTTGGCCCAGGCGGTCGCCTGCGCCGAAGCCGGGGCCCAGCTCATTTCCCCCTTTGTCGGTCGCATCCTTGACTGGTACAAGGCCAACACCGGCGAGGACTACACCGCGGAAACCGATCCGGGCGTCGCGAGCGTGAAGGAAATCTACACCTATTATAAGAAGTTCGGCTATGCCACCGAAGTGATGGGGGCGAGCTTCCGCAATATCGGGGAGATCCTCGAACTCGCCGGCTGCGACCTGCTGACCATTAGCCCGAACCTGCTCGAAGAGCTCAAGGGCATGGACGCGGAGGTCCCGGTCAAGCTGGACCCCACCGAAGCAAAGGGTACACAGGTCGACGCGATCGACGTCTCGGAGAAATCCTTCCGCTGGCTGCTCAACGAAGACGCCATGGCGACGGAAAAGCTCGCCCAGGGGATCCGCGTCTTTGGGCAGGACATGCAAAAAGTGCGAGACATGGTGGCCCAGGCAGTCGGATAA
- a CDS encoding GxxExxY protein: MPIDVSIYLSPLGQADFRNLDRKVMRHAFDLHNTLGRFADERIYQEEMAIRCESSGFSVNKEVLVRVSHNGFSKTYDLDLVLENGTIYEFKTVETLNTRHQRQLIHYLLLTNQNHGKLINFRPTSVQSRFVSTTLDHHERHQTEWNTSQYQVRTTKDHDLVERFKSLMKDWGTFLEASLYEEALAHLPHGANSAPTPVNIEIKKRIVGTQNMHLLDDATAWHISAITRYSNSYETHLFRLLQNSNIERMHWINLNHKTISLKTLQRGGASL, from the coding sequence GTGCCAATTGACGTCTCGATATACCTCAGTCCCTTGGGACAGGCCGATTTTCGAAATTTGGACCGAAAGGTCATGAGGCACGCGTTTGACCTGCATAATACCTTAGGCCGTTTTGCCGACGAGCGGATCTATCAGGAGGAAATGGCGATTCGCTGTGAAAGCAGTGGCTTTTCCGTCAACAAGGAGGTCTTGGTCCGCGTCAGCCACAATGGCTTCAGCAAAACCTACGACCTGGATCTGGTCCTTGAGAACGGAACAATTTATGAATTCAAAACTGTTGAGACCTTAAATACCAGACACCAACGACAACTCATCCACTACCTTCTACTCACCAACCAAAACCACGGTAAGCTGATCAACTTTCGACCAACCTCAGTACAGTCGCGGTTCGTATCAACCACATTGGACCATCACGAACGCCATCAAACAGAATGGAATACATCCCAGTATCAAGTGCGGACCACAAAGGACCATGACTTAGTCGAGCGATTTAAAAGTCTAATGAAAGACTGGGGCACTTTTTTGGAAGCCAGCCTCTACGAAGAGGCGCTCGCACACCTCCCCCATGGGGCCAATTCAGCCCCGACACCAGTCAACATAGAAATTAAAAAGCGCATCGTGGGGACACAGAACATGCATCTGCTGGACGACGCAACCGCATGGCACATCTCTGCAATCACACGCTACTCCAATAGTTACGAAACACATCTTTTCCGACTTCTACAGAATTCCAATATAGAACGTATGCACTGGATAAATCTCAACCATAAGACAATCTCTCTCAAAACGCTGCAACGCGGAGGCGCATCTCTCTAA
- a CDS encoding NAD(P)-dependent oxidoreductase, producing MSKETIGFVGTGVMGGPMALHLLNAGYSVCVYNRTKAKAEAILEAGGTWMESPGELAAACDIICTMVGYPTDVESTYFGDDGLINRAKTGALFIDFTTSRPDLAVRIAEAAEKAGKASLDAPVSGGDKGAREAKLSIMVGGSESAYQRARPVLEIVGANIVYQGPAGSGQHTKMCNQIAVAASTMGACEALRYAEQSGLDPATVLQSISAGAAGSWSLSNLAPRILKGDFEPGFYVHHFIKDLKIAIESAESMAIELPGLQLALKLYEELAAMGHEQDGTHALMHWYRSKDS from the coding sequence ATGAGCAAAGAAACCATAGGATTCGTCGGTACAGGCGTGATGGGGGGCCCGATGGCCCTGCATCTTCTGAATGCCGGTTACAGCGTATGCGTCTACAACCGTACCAAGGCGAAAGCCGAAGCGATTCTGGAAGCAGGCGGCACTTGGATGGAGAGCCCCGGCGAGCTGGCTGCGGCCTGCGACATTATTTGCACGATGGTGGGCTACCCGACCGACGTCGAATCCACCTATTTCGGCGACGACGGATTGATCAACCGCGCCAAAACCGGGGCGCTGTTCATCGATTTCACCACATCGCGCCCCGATCTGGCGGTCCGCATCGCGGAAGCCGCGGAGAAGGCAGGCAAGGCCTCTCTGGACGCCCCCGTCTCCGGAGGCGACAAAGGTGCCCGTGAAGCGAAGCTGTCCATCATGGTCGGCGGCAGCGAAAGCGCCTATCAGCGGGCGCGCCCCGTCTTGGAAATCGTCGGCGCCAATATCGTGTACCAAGGCCCTGCCGGCAGCGGTCAACATACCAAGATGTGCAATCAGATCGCCGTTGCCGCCAGCACCATGGGGGCTTGCGAAGCTTTGCGCTACGCCGAGCAATCCGGGCTGGACCCGGCAACCGTGCTCCAGTCAATCAGTGCCGGGGCGGCCGGCAGTTGGTCGCTCAGCAATTTGGCACCACGCATCCTGAAGGGTGATTTTGAACCCGGTTTCTACGTGCACCACTTCATCAAGGACCTGAAAATTGCGATTGAGAGCGCCGAAAGCATGGCCATCGAATTACCGGGGCTCCAACTCGCATTGAAACTCTACGAAGAACTCGCCGCCATGGGCCACGAACAGGACGGCACACACGCACTCATGCATTGGTATCGAAGCAAGGACTCGTAA
- a CDS encoding SixA phosphatase family protein, whose product MKVYLLRHAKAVPGFPDASRCLAERGRAQALAMGRFFKGKASFAPRVLWHSPLARAVETAELFLEAWGSAVSETGEMEALEPEMDPQPVIDALERCTSDILIVGHNPNLEILASQLLCEERCRSRICLKTGSMICLEWAPVSNYGQFGPCILRWMMDPRLLA is encoded by the coding sequence ATGAAAGTCTATCTACTCAGACACGCCAAAGCCGTTCCCGGCTTTCCTGATGCCAGCCGCTGCCTAGCCGAAAGGGGGCGCGCTCAGGCTCTGGCGATGGGCCGGTTTTTCAAAGGAAAAGCCAGCTTTGCGCCTCGCGTACTCTGGCACAGCCCACTGGCGCGTGCCGTCGAGACCGCAGAGCTCTTCCTTGAAGCTTGGGGCAGTGCGGTGAGTGAAACCGGGGAGATGGAAGCCCTGGAGCCGGAAATGGACCCTCAACCCGTGATCGACGCATTGGAGCGCTGCACCTCGGATATCCTCATCGTCGGGCACAACCCCAATCTCGAAATCCTGGCTTCGCAGCTCCTTTGTGAGGAACGCTGCCGCAGTCGTATCTGCCTGAAAACCGGAAGCATGATCTGCCTCGAATGGGCGCCGGTCTCCAACTACGGTCAATTCGGTCCCTGTATCCTGCGCTGGATGATGGACCCGCGCCTACTGGCCTGA
- a CDS encoding HAD family hydrolase, with product MQNLQLKYAGLVFDMDGTLADTMPTHFVAWTRTMHKYGIEFPEDRFYALGGVPAPVIIEMLAREQGKQVDVDAVTEEKELLFLDLLEDVQPIPEVVAIAEAHRGHMPLAVATGSMTWVAERILGALGIREWFGAVVGAEQVSQPKPAPDVYLLAAQGIGVDPANCHAFEDTELGMEAARNAGMDVIDVNPLRRVGQAS from the coding sequence ATGCAAAACCTACAGTTGAAATATGCCGGCCTGGTTTTCGATATGGACGGCACGCTCGCGGACACGATGCCGACGCACTTTGTGGCCTGGACGCGGACGATGCATAAATACGGGATCGAGTTTCCGGAGGATCGCTTTTATGCGCTGGGCGGGGTGCCCGCACCGGTCATTATTGAAATGCTGGCACGCGAGCAGGGCAAGCAAGTGGACGTGGACGCCGTGACGGAGGAGAAGGAGCTGCTCTTTCTCGACCTGCTGGAGGATGTGCAGCCCATTCCTGAGGTGGTTGCGATCGCCGAAGCTCATCGCGGCCATATGCCCTTGGCGGTGGCCACGGGCAGTATGACCTGGGTGGCGGAACGTATTCTGGGCGCGCTTGGGATCCGTGAGTGGTTTGGTGCGGTCGTGGGGGCGGAGCAGGTGAGCCAGCCCAAGCCTGCGCCGGACGTGTACCTTCTGGCGGCTCAGGGTATCGGCGTCGATCCGGCAAACTGTCATGCTTTTGAAGATACGGAACTGGGTATGGAAGCCGCCCGCAATGCCGGCATGGATGTCATCGATGTGAATCCCCTGCGCCGGGTCGGTCAGGCGAGTTAA
- a CDS encoding DUF423 domain-containing protein: MTEAEDRAIPNPKSVSKNTVWGASFAGLAVVLGAMGAHALKPDLLERNSLTTWQTAVDYQMWHALALILSGLSSSACVRRAGRCFIPGIILFSGSLYWLSFDGPRWLGPITPLGGLCLIAGWIFLAIGYWRSK; the protein is encoded by the coding sequence ATGACGGAAGCGGAAGACAGAGCAATCCCCAACCCTAAAAGCGTCAGCAAAAACACGGTCTGGGGCGCGAGTTTCGCAGGCCTTGCGGTCGTACTCGGAGCGATGGGGGCACATGCGCTTAAGCCCGACTTATTGGAACGGAACAGTCTCACCACCTGGCAAACCGCGGTCGACTACCAGATGTGGCATGCCCTCGCCCTGATCCTCAGCGGGCTCAGCTCCAGCGCCTGTGTACGAAGAGCCGGCCGCTGCTTCATCCCCGGCATTATCCTGTTTTCCGGCTCACTCTATTGGCTCTCCTTTGATGGCCCCCGATGGCTCGGCCCGATCACCCCGCTGGGCGGGCTTTGCCTGATCGCGGGCTGGATCTTTCTGGCAATCGGGTACTGGCGAAGCAAGTAA
- a CDS encoding acyl-CoA thioesterase codes for MAYEHTSTRQIEFSETDMAGLVHFSNYFRYMEIAERDFFEAVGIDLIHSKPGDVVGWPRVRVDCKFAEPLRFGDHIDIHLAVKNVKDRSIEYQFRIFRRNGLEDRSQVAKGSMTTVLTRLSENGGLQSIDLPPQVLEKIEPAPAKVLARPEDV; via the coding sequence ATGGCCTATGAACATACCTCGACACGGCAGATCGAGTTTTCCGAAACCGATATGGCCGGCCTTGTGCACTTCTCAAACTACTTCCGCTACATGGAGATCGCCGAGCGTGATTTCTTTGAAGCCGTGGGGATCGACTTGATTCACTCAAAGCCCGGCGATGTCGTCGGCTGGCCCCGCGTGCGGGTCGATTGCAAGTTTGCCGAACCGCTCCGCTTCGGCGACCATATCGACATTCATCTGGCCGTTAAAAACGTGAAGGACCGCTCCATCGAGTATCAATTCCGCATCTTCCGACGCAATGGCCTCGAAGACCGCAGCCAGGTCGCCAAAGGCAGCATGACGACGGTCCTGACCCGACTCAGCGAAAACGGCGGCCTGCAATCGATCGACCTGCCGCCGCAGGTGCTCGAAAAGATCGAGCCCGCCCCGGCCAAAGTACTGGCCCGTCCGGAAGACGTCTGA